One stretch of Shewanella sp. Arc9-LZ DNA includes these proteins:
- the rplP gene encoding 50S ribosomal protein L16: protein MLQPKRMKFRKMFKGRNRGLANGTEVSFGTFGLKAVGRGRLTARQIESARRAMTRHVKRQGQIWIRVFPDKPITSKPLEVRMGKGKGNVEYWVCQIQPGKVLYEMDGVPESLAREAFALASAKLPLKTTFVTKTVM, encoded by the coding sequence CAAGGGCCGCAACCGTGGTCTAGCGAACGGTACCGAAGTTAGCTTTGGTACTTTCGGTTTGAAAGCAGTCGGCCGTGGCCGTTTAACTGCACGTCAAATTGAATCTGCACGTCGTGCCATGACACGTCATGTTAAACGTCAAGGACAAATTTGGATTCGAGTTTTCCCTGACAAGCCAATTACCTCTAAGCCTCTTGAAGTGCGTATGGGTAAAGGTAAAGGTAACGTTGAATACTGGGTATGTCAGATTCAACCTGGTAAGGTTCTTTACGAGATGGATGGTGTTCCTGAGTCGTTGGCTCGTGAAGCCTTCGCTTTGGCTTCTGCCAAACTTCCTCTGAAGACTACCTTCGTAACTAAGACGGTGATGTAA
- the rpmC gene encoding 50S ribosomal protein L29 — MKASELREKSVEELNAELLGLLREQFNLRMQHATGQLTQTNQLKLVRRNIARVKTIITSKAGV; from the coding sequence ATGAAAGCGAGCGAACTAAGAGAAAAGAGCGTTGAAGAACTTAACGCTGAATTACTTGGTCTGCTGCGTGAGCAGTTTAACCTGCGTATGCAACACGCTACTGGTCAGTTGACTCAAACGAATCAGTTGAAACTAGTGCGTCGTAACATTGCACGTGTTAAGACCATTATTACTTCTAAGGCAGGTGTGTAA
- the rpsQ gene encoding 30S ribosomal protein S17: protein MSDKARTLQGKVISNKMDKSITVAIERQVKHPIYGKYIKRTTKIHAHDETNQCNEGDFVAISQCRPLSKTKSWTLAEVVTKA from the coding sequence ATGTCTGATAAAGCCCGTACTTTGCAAGGTAAAGTAATTAGCAACAAAATGGATAAGTCTATTACTGTTGCTATTGAGCGCCAAGTGAAACATCCTATTTATGGGAAGTACATTAAGCGTACAACTAAGATCCATGCACATGACGAAACTAATCAGTGTAATGAAGGGGATTTCGTGGCTATTAGCCAGTGTCGTCCTCTATCTAAGACTAAGTCTTGGACACTAGCTGAAGTAGTAACAAAAGCCTAA
- the rplN gene encoding 50S ribosomal protein L14: protein MIQMQSTLDVACNSGARRVQCIKVLGGSHRRYAGIGDIIKVSVKEAIPRAKAKKGDVYNAVVVRTKKGVRRPDGSVIRFDRNAAVLLNANLAPIGTRIFGPVTRELRNDKFMKIVSLAPEVL, encoded by the coding sequence ATGATCCAAATGCAATCGACTCTAGACGTCGCATGTAACAGCGGCGCACGCAGAGTTCAGTGTATTAAGGTCTTGGGTGGCTCTCATCGTCGTTATGCCGGTATCGGCGACATTATCAAAGTTTCTGTTAAAGAAGCGATTCCTCGCGCTAAAGCGAAGAAAGGTGATGTATATAACGCGGTGGTAGTCCGTACTAAGAAAGGCGTACGTCGTCCAGACGGTTCTGTCATTCGCTTCGATCGGAATGCAGCGGTATTGCTTAACGCAAACCTTGCACCGATTGGTACTCGTATCTTTGGCCCAGTGACACGTGAATTGCGTAATGATAAATTCATGAAAATTGTCTCGCTGGCACCAGAAGTACTGTAA
- the rplX gene encoding 50S ribosomal protein L24, producing MAAKIRREDEVIILAGKDKGSRGKVSQVLPTGKLIVEGFNLVKKHQKPNPQLGVTGGVIEKEAPMQASNVAIFNQATGKADRVGFRFEDGKKVRFFKSNSELVK from the coding sequence ATGGCAGCTAAAATCCGTCGTGAAGACGAAGTAATTATATTAGCAGGTAAAGACAAGGGTAGCCGCGGTAAGGTTTCTCAAGTTCTACCTACTGGTAAGTTAATTGTTGAAGGCTTTAATCTTGTTAAAAAGCACCAGAAACCTAACCCTCAATTGGGTGTGACTGGCGGCGTTATCGAGAAAGAAGCACCGATGCAAGCATCAAACGTTGCGATCTTTAACCAAGCCACAGGCAAGGCAGATCGTGTTGGTTTCCGATTTGAAGACGGCAAAAAAGTCCGTTTCTTTAAATCGAACAGCGAACTCGTTAAGTAA
- the rplE gene encoding 50S ribosomal protein L5 has product MAKLHDKYQETVVAELAKKFGYSSVMQVPRIEKITLNMGVGEAVADKKVMEHALRDMTAIAGQKPIVTVARKSVAGFKIREGYPIGCKVTLRGERMWEFLERLVDIAIPRIRDFRGLSAKAFDGRGNYAMGVREQIIFPEIDYDKIDKIRGMDIVITTTAKNDEEGRALLDAFNFPFKK; this is encoded by the coding sequence ATGGCGAAACTGCATGATAAATATCAAGAGACTGTAGTTGCTGAACTAGCTAAAAAGTTCGGCTACAGCAGTGTCATGCAAGTCCCTCGGATTGAAAAAATCACCCTAAACATGGGTGTGGGCGAAGCTGTTGCAGATAAGAAAGTTATGGAGCATGCGCTCCGTGACATGACTGCAATCGCTGGCCAGAAGCCAATTGTAACTGTTGCTCGTAAATCAGTTGCTGGTTTTAAAATCCGTGAAGGCTACCCTATTGGCTGTAAAGTTACCCTACGCGGTGAGCGTATGTGGGAATTTTTAGAGCGTTTAGTTGACATTGCAATACCACGTATTCGTGATTTCCGAGGCTTAAGCGCTAAAGCGTTTGACGGCCGTGGTAATTACGCAATGGGCGTGCGTGAGCAGATCATCTTCCCAGAAATCGATTATGATAAAATCGATAAAATTCGTGGTATGGATATTGTTATCACTACTACTGCGAAGAATGATGAAGAAGGTCGTGCTTTGTTAGACGCTTTTAACTTCCCATTCAAGAAATAA
- the rpsN gene encoding 30S ribosomal protein S14: MAKTSMKAREAKRAQLVAKYAEKRLALKAIISSPATSEEDRWDAVLKLQALPRDSSAARQRNRCNQTGRPHGFLRKFGLSRIKLREATMRGEVPGLRKASW; this comes from the coding sequence ATGGCAAAAACATCTATGAAAGCACGTGAAGCAAAACGTGCGCAGCTCGTAGCTAAATATGCTGAAAAGCGTTTAGCACTTAAGGCTATAATCAGCAGCCCTGCAACTTCTGAAGAAGATCGCTGGGATGCCGTACTTAAGTTACAAGCTCTACCACGTGATTCTAGCGCTGCGCGTCAACGCAACCGCTGTAATCAAACTGGTCGCCCACATGGTTTTCTACGTAAATTCGGCTTAAGCCGTATTAAATTACGTGAAGCAACCATGCGTGGTGAAGTTCCTGGTCTGCGTAAGGCCAGCTGGTAA
- the rpsH gene encoding 30S ribosomal protein S8: MSMQDPIADMLTRIRNGQAANHVSVKMPSAKLKVAIAKLLKDEGFITEYAVADEAKPELEITLKYFQGKPVVETIQRVSRPGLRIYKGKDELPKVMGGLGIAIVSTSQGLMTDRAARQNGTGGEVICYVA, from the coding sequence ATGAGCATGCAAGATCCTATTGCGGATATGTTAACCCGTATTCGTAACGGCCAAGCTGCTAACCACGTATCTGTTAAGATGCCTTCAGCTAAGTTAAAAGTAGCAATTGCGAAATTACTTAAAGATGAAGGTTTCATTACTGAATACGCCGTAGCAGATGAAGCTAAGCCTGAATTAGAAATTACGTTAAAGTACTTTCAAGGCAAACCAGTCGTTGAGACTATCCAGCGTGTAAGTCGCCCTGGTCTTCGTATTTACAAAGGTAAAGACGAGTTACCAAAGGTGATGGGCGGTCTGGGTATCGCAATTGTGTCCACTTCTCAAGGCTTGATGACTGATCGCGCCGCCCGCCAAAATGGCACGGGTGGCGAGGTTATCTGCTACGTAGCGTAA
- the rplF gene encoding 50S ribosomal protein L6, whose protein sequence is MSRVAKAPVTVPAGVEVTLNEQTLTVKGSKGSLTRVINNAVNVVIEDAQVKFLPVDGVSNAWAQAGTARALVNNMVVGVSQGFVKKLKLVGVGYRAKIAGSDLDLTLGFSHPLVHKLPAGVTAECPSQTEIVLSGVDKQVVGQVAAEIRGYRPPEPYKGKGVRYDDEIVRRKEAKKK, encoded by the coding sequence ATGTCTCGTGTTGCAAAAGCACCAGTCACTGTTCCTGCTGGCGTAGAGGTGACTTTAAACGAACAGACCTTAACTGTTAAAGGCAGTAAAGGAAGTCTGACTCGAGTAATCAACAATGCGGTAAATGTTGTTATCGAAGATGCACAAGTAAAGTTTCTTCCTGTCGATGGCGTTTCTAACGCTTGGGCTCAGGCTGGTACTGCACGTGCACTAGTAAACAACATGGTTGTTGGTGTATCTCAAGGTTTTGTGAAAAAACTTAAATTAGTTGGTGTAGGTTACCGTGCAAAGATTGCTGGTAGTGACTTAGATTTAACATTAGGTTTCTCACATCCATTAGTACACAAACTGCCCGCAGGCGTTACTGCAGAGTGTCCTAGCCAAACTGAAATCGTGCTTTCGGGCGTTGATAAACAAGTTGTTGGTCAGGTTGCTGCTGAAATTCGCGGATATCGTCCACCAGAGCCTTATAAAGGCAAAGGTGTTCGTTATGATGACGAAATAGTACGCCGTAAAGAGGCTAAGAAGAAGTAG
- the rplR gene encoding 50S ribosomal protein L18 yields the protein MDKKTSRLRRALRARKKIQELGVNRLVVHRTPRHIYAQVINPEAQVLAVASTVEKAVKELLKSTGNVDAAKAVGKIVAERAIEKGVATVAFDRSGFKYHGRVAALADAAREAGLKF from the coding sequence ATGGATAAGAAAACATCTCGCTTACGTCGCGCGTTACGTGCACGTAAGAAGATCCAAGAGCTGGGCGTGAATCGTCTGGTTGTACATCGTACACCGCGTCACATTTATGCTCAGGTGATCAATCCTGAAGCTCAGGTGTTGGCAGTTGCTTCAACCGTTGAAAAAGCGGTTAAAGAGCTACTAAAGAGTACCGGTAACGTTGATGCGGCTAAAGCAGTAGGTAAAATTGTTGCTGAGCGTGCGATCGAGAAGGGCGTAGCAACAGTTGCGTTCGACCGTTCTGGTTTCAAGTATCATGGTCGTGTAGCTGCACTAGCAGATGCCGCTCGTGAAGCTGGCCTGAAGTTCTAA
- the rpsE gene encoding 30S ribosomal protein S5 — protein MAKLEAQQKDDLQEKLIAVNRVSKVVKGGRIFSFTALTVVGDGNGKIGYGYGKAREVPAAIQKAMEKARRNMVTVELNAGTLHHPVKGRHTGSKVYMQPASQGTGIIAGGAMRAVLEVAGVHNVLSKAYGSTNPINIVRATVDALVHMKSPAQIAAKRGLNVDEIRG, from the coding sequence ATGGCTAAATTAGAAGCTCAGCAAAAAGACGATCTGCAAGAGAAATTGATTGCAGTTAATCGTGTTTCTAAAGTAGTTAAGGGCGGTCGTATCTTTAGCTTCACAGCACTAACAGTAGTGGGTGACGGTAACGGTAAGATTGGCTATGGCTATGGTAAAGCGCGTGAAGTTCCAGCTGCTATTCAAAAAGCAATGGAAAAAGCCCGTCGTAATATGGTAACAGTGGAGTTGAATGCAGGTACTTTGCATCACCCAGTTAAAGGTCGCCATACTGGTTCAAAAGTTTATATGCAACCAGCATCACAGGGTACCGGTATTATTGCCGGTGGCGCAATGCGTGCCGTATTGGAAGTAGCAGGCGTTCATAACGTTCTGTCAAAAGCATACGGTTCTACTAACCCGATCAACATCGTTCGCGCAACTGTCGATGCGTTGGTGCACATGAAGTCACCAGCTCAAATCGCAGCAAAACGTGGCCTGAATGTTGATGAGATTCGGGGGTAA
- the rpmD gene encoding 50S ribosomal protein L30, whose translation MATKTLKVTQTKSSIGRLPKHRATLTGLGLRRINHTVEVEDTPSVRGMINKVYYMVSVEELG comes from the coding sequence ATGGCTACTAAAACTTTAAAAGTCACACAGACTAAAAGCAGCATTGGTCGTTTACCAAAACACCGTGCAACCTTAACCGGTTTAGGCCTACGCCGTATTAATCACACTGTTGAAGTTGAAGATACACCTTCAGTTCGCGGTATGATTAATAAGGTGTACTACATGGTTTCGGTGGAGGAATTAGGATAA
- the rplO gene encoding 50S ribosomal protein L15 — MRLNTLSPAAGSKSAPKRVGRGIGSGLGKTAGRGHKGQKSRSGGGVRVGFEGGQMPLKIRLPKFGFTSRRALVTAEVRLLELAKVNGDVVDLNALKDANVITRNIQFAKIVLSGTIDRPVTVKGLKVTKGARAAIEAAGGKIEE; from the coding sequence ATGCGTCTAAATACTCTATCTCCAGCAGCAGGTTCTAAATCTGCTCCTAAGCGTGTAGGCCGTGGTATCGGTTCAGGTTTAGGTAAAACAGCGGGACGTGGCCATAAAGGTCAGAAGTCTCGTTCAGGCGGCGGTGTTCGCGTCGGTTTCGAAGGTGGTCAAATGCCACTTAAGATTCGTTTACCTAAGTTTGGCTTTACTTCGCGTCGCGCTTTGGTAACAGCTGAAGTTCGTTTACTCGAACTAGCAAAAGTTAACGGTGATGTTGTCGATTTGAATGCACTGAAAGATGCGAACGTTATTACTCGCAACATCCAGTTTGCGAAAATCGTTCTTTCAGGTACCATTGACCGCCCAGTGACTGTAAAAGGTCTCAAGGTAACCAAAGGTGCTCGTGCAGCTATTGAAGCTGCCGGTGGCAAGATCGAGGAATAA
- the secY gene encoding preprotein translocase subunit SecY, protein MAKPGLDLKSAKGGLSELKTRLLFVIGAIIVFRAGSFVPIPGIDAAVLAELFAQQKDTILGMFNMFSGGALERASIFALGIMPYISASIIMQLLTVVHPALAELKKEGESGRKKISQYTRYGTLVLGTLQSVGIATGLPNLMPGLVANPGFGFYFVAVVSLVTGTMFLMWLGEQITERGIGNGISILIFAGIVAGLPSAIGSTAEQARQGDMNVLVLLLLAVIVFAVTYLVVFVERGQRRIVVNYAKRQQGRKVFAAQSTHLPLKINMAGVIPPIFASSIILFPGTLAQWFGQNESMSWLSDFALAVSPGQPLYSLLYATAIIFFCFFYTALVFNPRETADNLKKSGAFIPGIRPGEQTSRYIDKVMTRLTLAGALYITFICLIPEFMLIAWKVQFYFGGTSLLIIVVVIMDFMAQVQTHMMSHQYESVMKKANLVNKANLDRFGK, encoded by the coding sequence ATGGCAAAACCAGGACTTGATTTAAAAAGCGCGAAAGGCGGTTTATCTGAACTGAAAACTCGTCTTCTGTTCGTGATTGGTGCGATTATCGTCTTTAGAGCCGGTTCGTTCGTGCCAATTCCTGGTATTGACGCAGCTGTATTGGCAGAGCTTTTTGCTCAGCAAAAAGATACCATCCTTGGCATGTTTAACATGTTCTCGGGTGGTGCCTTAGAGCGTGCTTCTATCTTCGCATTGGGTATTATGCCGTATATTTCGGCATCTATCATTATGCAGTTATTGACTGTTGTGCATCCTGCACTCGCTGAATTGAAAAAGGAAGGCGAATCAGGACGTAAGAAAATCAGTCAATATACTAGATATGGCACACTCGTGTTGGGTACGCTGCAATCTGTCGGTATTGCAACGGGTTTACCAAATCTGATGCCTGGTCTTGTGGCCAATCCCGGATTTGGTTTCTACTTTGTTGCAGTTGTGAGCTTAGTAACAGGAACAATGTTCCTTATGTGGCTAGGTGAGCAAATTACCGAACGTGGTATTGGTAATGGTATCTCGATTTTAATTTTCGCAGGTATTGTTGCTGGTCTACCATCGGCCATCGGCTCAACGGCTGAGCAGGCGCGTCAAGGTGACATGAATGTATTAGTACTACTGTTGCTCGCAGTGATTGTATTTGCTGTAACTTATTTAGTGGTATTTGTGGAACGTGGTCAACGTCGTATCGTCGTTAACTACGCTAAACGTCAACAAGGCCGTAAGGTTTTTGCAGCGCAAAGCACACATTTACCTTTAAAAATAAATATGGCAGGTGTGATTCCACCAATCTTTGCTTCCAGCATTATTTTGTTTCCAGGTACACTGGCTCAGTGGTTTGGACAAAATGAGTCTATGTCATGGTTAAGCGATTTCGCTTTAGCTGTGTCACCAGGACAACCGCTGTATTCATTATTGTATGCGACAGCAATCATCTTTTTCTGTTTCTTCTATACTGCGTTGGTTTTTAACCCTCGTGAAACAGCAGATAACTTGAAAAAGAGTGGTGCATTCATTCCTGGGATCCGTCCCGGAGAACAGACTTCGCGTTACATTGATAAAGTAATGACACGTTTAACCTTAGCGGGTGCGTTGTATATTACCTTTATCTGCTTAATTCCGGAGTTCATGTTAATTGCGTGGAAAGTACAGTTCTATTTTGGCGGTACTTCGCTACTAATTATAGTAGTCGTAATCATGGACTTCATGGCTCAGGTTCAGACCCATATGATGTCCCATCAATATGAGTCTGTGATGAAGAAAGCTAATCTTGTTAACAAAGCCAATTTAGACCGCTTTGGAAAATAA
- the rpmJ gene encoding 50S ribosomal protein L36 has translation MKVRASVKKICRNCKIVKRSGVVRVICVEPKHKQRQG, from the coding sequence ATGAAAGTTCGAGCTTCCGTGAAGAAGATCTGCCGTAATTGCAAGATCGTCAAGCGTAGTGGTGTTGTACGCGTTATATGTGTTGAACCAAAACACAAACAGCGTCAAGGCTAA
- the rpsM gene encoding 30S ribosomal protein S13, producing the protein MARIAGINIPDQKHTVIALTAIFGIGRTRARAICASTSIAEDAKIKELSEAQIDILREEVAKYTVEGDLRREISMNIKRLMDLGCYRGLRHRRSLPLRGQRTKTNARTRKGPRKPIRK; encoded by the coding sequence GTGGCCCGTATCGCTGGCATTAACATTCCTGATCAAAAGCATACAGTCATTGCGTTGACTGCTATTTTTGGTATTGGACGTACACGCGCTAGAGCAATCTGCGCATCTACTTCAATTGCTGAAGATGCTAAGATCAAGGAATTGAGCGAAGCTCAAATAGATATCCTACGCGAAGAAGTCGCCAAATACACTGTAGAAGGTGACTTGCGTCGTGAGATTTCAATGAACATCAAGCGTCTTATGGATCTTGGTTGTTATCGTGGTCTCCGCCATCGTCGTAGCCTGCCCCTTCGTGGGCAACGTACTAAGACCAATGCGCGTACGCGTAAAGGTCCACGTAAGCCAATAAGAAAGTAA
- the rpsK gene encoding 30S ribosomal protein S11, whose amino-acid sequence MAKVPSRSPRKRVRKQVADGMAHIHASFNNTIVTITDRQGNALSWATSGGSGFRGSRKSTPFAAQVAAERAGIAAQDYGVKNLEVFVKGPGPGRESAIRALNAVGYKITNITDVTPIPHNGCRPPKKRRV is encoded by the coding sequence ATGGCTAAAGTTCCGTCACGTTCTCCGCGTAAGCGCGTACGTAAACAGGTTGCAGATGGCATGGCTCATATCCATGCGTCTTTCAACAACACAATTGTCACCATTACGGATCGTCAAGGTAATGCGTTGTCATGGGCTACCTCAGGTGGTTCTGGTTTCCGTGGTTCACGTAAATCAACACCATTCGCTGCGCAGGTTGCTGCTGAGCGTGCAGGTATTGCTGCTCAAGACTACGGTGTTAAAAACCTTGAAGTTTTCGTGAAGGGTCCTGGTCCAGGTCGTGAATCAGCCATTCGTGCGCTGAACGCTGTTGGTTATAAAATTACCAACATTACCGATGTGACGCCTATCCCTCATAATGGCTGTCGTCCACCTAAAAAGCGTCGTGTATAA
- the rpsD gene encoding 30S ribosomal protein S4, which yields MARYLGPKLKLSRREGTDLFLKSGVRAIDSKCKLETAPGQHGARKPRLSEYGIQLREKQKVRRIYGVLEKQFRNYYKEAARLKGNTGENLLQLLEVRLDNVVYRMGFGSTRAESRQLVSHKSVMVNGRVVNIPSFKVSANDVVSIREKSRTQARIKAALEVAGQREKPTWVEVDNAKMEGAFKRVPERSDLSADINEQLIVELYSK from the coding sequence ATGGCAAGATACTTGGGTCCCAAGCTCAAGCTCAGCCGCAGAGAAGGTACAGACCTTTTCCTAAAAAGCGGTGTGAGAGCAATCGATTCGAAGTGTAAGCTAGAAACTGCACCTGGACAACATGGCGCACGTAAGCCACGTTTGTCTGAGTATGGTATTCAGTTACGCGAGAAACAAAAAGTTCGTCGTATTTATGGTGTGCTAGAAAAGCAATTCCGTAACTACTACAAAGAAGCTGCACGTCTAAAAGGCAATACTGGTGAAAACCTTTTGCAACTTTTAGAAGTCCGCCTAGATAACGTCGTTTATCGTATGGGTTTCGGTTCTACTCGTGCAGAATCACGTCAGCTAGTAAGCCATAAATCTGTTATGGTTAACGGTCGTGTTGTTAACATTCCGTCATTCAAAGTGTCTGCGAATGATGTTGTAAGCATCCGTGAAAAGTCACGTACTCAAGCTCGTATTAAAGCGGCTTTAGAAGTGGCTGGTCAACGCGAAAAGCCTACATGGGTAGAAGTCGACAATGCGAAAATGGAAGGTGCTTTCAAGCGCGTTCCAGAACGTAGCGATTTGTCTGCGGATATTAACGAACAGCTGATCGTCGAGCTTTACTCTAAGTAA
- the rpoA gene encoding DNA-directed RNA polymerase subunit alpha yields MQGSVTEFLKPRLVDIEQVNSTRAKVTLEPLERGFGHTLGNALRRILLSSMPGCAVTEVEIDGVLHEYSSKEGVQEDILEILLNLKGLAVTIEGKDEALLTLSKSGTGPVTAADITHDGDVTIVNPDHVICHLTGNNDISMRIRVERGRGYVPASARAQTEDDDRPIGRLLVDASFSPVARIAYNVEAARVEQRTDLDKLVIDMTTNGTIDPEEAIRRSATILAEQLDAFVELRDVTEQAVVEEKPEFDPILLRPVDDLELTVRSANCLKAEAIHYIGDLVQRTEVELLKTPNLGKKSLTEIKDVLASRGLSLGMRLENWPPASLADDL; encoded by the coding sequence ATGCAGGGTTCTGTTACAGAATTTCTTAAACCGCGTCTCGTTGATATTGAGCAGGTTAATTCAACTCGCGCCAAAGTTACACTAGAGCCACTAGAACGTGGTTTTGGCCATACCTTAGGTAACGCGTTGCGTCGCATCCTATTGTCGTCTATGCCTGGCTGTGCAGTTACTGAAGTCGAAATTGACGGCGTACTGCATGAATACAGCAGTAAGGAAGGCGTACAAGAAGATATCCTTGAGATATTGCTTAATCTTAAGGGATTAGCAGTGACCATCGAGGGTAAAGACGAGGCTTTGCTTACATTAAGCAAGTCCGGCACAGGCCCTGTTACAGCAGCAGATATCACACATGATGGTGATGTTACCATCGTGAATCCTGATCATGTTATCTGTCACTTGACTGGTAACAATGATATCAGCATGCGTATCCGCGTTGAGCGTGGTCGTGGTTATGTGCCAGCTTCGGCTCGTGCACAGACTGAAGACGATGATCGCCCAATCGGTCGTTTGCTGGTTGATGCTTCTTTTTCACCTGTTGCTCGCATTGCTTATAATGTTGAAGCCGCTCGTGTTGAACAGCGTACTGACTTAGACAAACTTGTGATAGATATGACCACAAACGGTACTATCGATCCTGAGGAAGCAATTCGTCGTTCTGCAACAATTTTAGCTGAACAGCTAGATGCGTTTGTTGAACTACGTGATGTTACTGAGCAGGCTGTTGTAGAAGAGAAACCGGAGTTTGATCCGATTTTGCTGCGTCCTGTCGACGATTTAGAGCTAACTGTACGTTCGGCTAACTGTTTAAAAGCCGAAGCGATTCATTACATCGGAGATCTGGTACAACGCACTGAAGTTGAGTTGCTCAAGACCCCTAACTTAGGTAAGAAATCTCTTACTGAAATTAAGGATGTTTTAGCGTCTCGCGGACTGTCGTTAGGTATGCGTCTAGAAAACTGGCCTCCGGCTAGTTTAGCTGACGACCTATAA
- the rplQ gene encoding 50S ribosomal protein L17, producing the protein MRHRKSGRQLNRNSSHRQAMFRNMACSIVRHEIIKTTVAKAKELRRVVEPLITLAKVDSVANRRLAFARTRDAEVVGKLFTELGPRFQERPGGYTRILKCGLRTGDKAPMAYIELVGRPEAAEAVEVEAAE; encoded by the coding sequence ATGCGCCATCGTAAGAGTGGTCGTCAACTAAACCGCAACAGCAGTCATCGCCAAGCTATGTTCCGTAACATGGCTTGTTCAATAGTTCGTCATGAGATTATCAAGACAACTGTAGCTAAAGCGAAAGAACTGCGTCGCGTTGTTGAACCTCTAATAACACTTGCTAAAGTTGACAGCGTTGCAAATCGCCGTTTAGCTTTCGCTCGTACCCGCGACGCTGAAGTTGTAGGTAAGTTATTTACTGAATTGGGTCCACGCTTCCAGGAACGTCCTGGTGGTTACACCCGTATTCTTAAGTGCGGTCTACGTACCGGTGATAAAGCCCCAATGGCTTACATCGAGTTAGTAGGTCGTCCTGAAGCTGCTGAAGCTGTTGAAGTTGAAGCTGCTGAGTAA
- the ccmE gene encoding cytochrome c maturation protein CcmE: protein MNPRRKKRLTLAVALIAGVAAVASLLLYALNSNLNLFYTPYEITHGKNDTGVKPELGQRIRIGGMVTMGSMKRDPDSLHVEFAVHDSAGGTVSVTYDDLLPDLFREGQGIVAQGVLVESGKLEATEVLAKHDENYMPPEVAEAMGQTHEKPTYNQKALEDK from the coding sequence GTGAATCCAAGACGTAAAAAGAGATTAACCCTTGCCGTTGCATTGATTGCGGGCGTTGCTGCTGTTGCATCATTACTATTGTACGCACTAAATTCAAATTTGAATTTATTCTATACACCGTATGAAATTACCCACGGTAAAAACGATACGGGTGTAAAGCCAGAGCTTGGACAACGGATCCGAATCGGTGGCATGGTAACAATGGGATCGATGAAACGCGACCCAGACAGCTTACACGTTGAATTTGCTGTACATGATTCAGCGGGTGGGACTGTATCCGTTACATACGACGATTTATTACCAGACTTATTTAGAGAAGGTCAAGGTATCGTTGCCCAGGGTGTACTGGTTGAGTCAGGAAAACTAGAGGCCACTGAAGTACTCGCTAAGCATGATGAAAATTACATGCCACCTGAAGTTGCTGAAGCTATGGGTCAAACGCATGAAAAACCGACCTATAATCAAAAAGCTCTAGAAGATAAATAA
- the ccmD gene encoding heme exporter protein CcmD, whose amino-acid sequence MQFDSFKDFLDMGGYAFYVWLSYGVTFGCLATLIILSIRQKRKVLIEIAKKITREQRLKETRGNNRESKT is encoded by the coding sequence ATGCAATTTGATTCATTTAAAGATTTTCTTGATATGGGCGGTTACGCATTTTATGTTTGGCTATCCTATGGTGTAACGTTCGGCTGTCTAGCCACATTAATAATCCTGAGTATCAGACAAAAACGTAAAGTCCTGATCGAAATTGCTAAAAAGATAACGCGTGAACAACGCCTGAAAGAAACAAGAGGTAATAACCGTGAATCCAAGACGTAA